In one window of Chitinophagales bacterium DNA:
- a CDS encoding multidrug efflux RND transporter permease subunit — MSEFFIRRPIFAMVISILIVILGLLTLQSIPVSKYPEITPPMVQVTAAYTGANAVDMEKTVATPIEQQVNGVENMLYMKSVNYNGTMVLQVSFDVGTNLDNANMLTQNKVSSANPFLPPEVISLGVNVKKSLTFPLLLFSVYSPDKTFDGNFINNYAFINCIDELKRIKGVGDVSVMGGSEYAMRVWVKPDRLANLNLTPQDVINAIKAQNNIVPGGAFGAEPAKSGVQNTYTAILQQRLTSEDEFGNIILKANNNGAIVRLKDVARVELGLQSYNLSSNLDGSPCAAIAVYQVPGANGLDVANQVKKAMDQLAERFPAGMRYAVSMDTTAAITVGIEEVIHTLFEAVVLVILVVFLFLQDWRATLIPLLTVPVSLIGTFIVFPMLGFSVNQLSLLGMVLAIGLVVDDAIVVVEAVIHEMEHGLSPKEATRKAMKDVSGPVVAIAVILCAVFIPVALSGGITGRLYQQFAITIAISVAFSAFNALTLSPALSAILLKPKKVGGKKSLLTKFFDGFNHYFDRFTGQYTRVAGFAARKLVLTIMILIGIVIATVFLGKAVPGGFVPEEDEGYCMVGIQLPDAASQSRTETVVKKIELICSKIEEIEHYTSITGFNLMSGTSSSNAGMLFVTLKPWDERKATAAEVIDKLNKALALKITEATAIAFGPPPIQGLGSGAGFTMMIQDKSGNTPQYLAQETQKFIAAASQRPEIAKIYTMYRANVPQKMVMVDKEKVQKMGIPLTEVNNVIAAYMGGVFVNNFNAYGRQYRTYVQADAEYRMKPDDINQFQVRHPSGSMVPLGTIVRVVDTTGASYTNHFNIYRAAEVTGVPAPGYSSAQALDALEEVAAQVLPKDLGYQWSNTSYQEKAAAGKGGVVFVMALVFVFLILAAQYESWKLPFSVLLGTPWAVMGALLGLFIGGMFAATYVNNVFAQIGLVMLIGLNAKNAILIVEFAKMKMEQEGMPALQAAIEAARLRFRPILMTSFAFILGVVPLMRASGAGAEARKVMGTAVFSGMVVATIIGVILIPAFFVLIEGGKKPKQQPVTDHNPSTSAH; from the coding sequence ATGAGTGAATTTTTTATACGCAGGCCCATATTCGCGATGGTGATTTCTATCCTCATTGTGATTCTGGGTTTATTGACCCTGCAAAGTATTCCGGTATCCAAGTATCCGGAGATTACACCACCCATGGTACAGGTAACTGCAGCTTATACAGGTGCCAATGCTGTGGACATGGAGAAAACTGTAGCAACGCCTATTGAACAGCAAGTGAATGGTGTGGAGAACATGCTCTACATGAAATCGGTGAACTACAATGGTACCATGGTATTGCAGGTATCTTTTGATGTAGGCACCAACCTGGATAATGCGAATATGCTGACGCAGAATAAAGTGTCCAGCGCCAATCCATTTCTGCCTCCGGAAGTAATCAGTCTTGGTGTAAACGTAAAGAAATCATTGACCTTTCCACTCTTGCTCTTTTCAGTGTATTCACCTGATAAAACCTTTGATGGAAATTTCATCAACAACTATGCATTCATCAACTGTATTGATGAATTGAAAAGAATCAAAGGGGTAGGTGATGTAAGTGTGATGGGTGGCTCTGAATATGCGATGCGTGTTTGGGTTAAGCCTGATAGGCTGGCTAACTTAAATCTTACACCACAGGATGTGATCAATGCCATCAAAGCGCAGAATAATATTGTACCGGGTGGAGCTTTTGGTGCAGAGCCTGCAAAATCAGGGGTACAGAATACCTACACCGCAATTTTGCAACAGCGTCTTACATCTGAAGATGAGTTTGGTAATATTATCCTCAAGGCTAATAATAATGGCGCTATTGTAAGACTCAAAGATGTGGCAAGAGTTGAGTTAGGTTTACAGTCGTACAACCTGAGTAGTAATCTGGATGGCAGCCCTTGTGCAGCAATTGCTGTGTATCAGGTGCCTGGAGCCAATGGTTTGGATGTGGCCAATCAAGTGAAGAAAGCCATGGATCAACTGGCAGAACGTTTTCCTGCCGGAATGCGCTACGCAGTGAGTATGGATACCACAGCCGCAATTACGGTTGGTATTGAAGAAGTAATCCATACTTTATTTGAAGCTGTTGTGTTGGTAATTCTTGTGGTATTTCTTTTCCTGCAAGACTGGCGCGCTACTTTGATTCCCTTATTGACTGTACCCGTTTCACTCATTGGTACATTCATTGTTTTCCCAATGCTTGGCTTTTCGGTAAACCAGTTGTCTTTGTTGGGTATGGTGTTAGCCATTGGTCTGGTAGTAGATGATGCGATTGTTGTAGTGGAAGCAGTGATACATGAAATGGAGCATGGGCTTTCACCTAAAGAAGCCACACGAAAAGCGATGAAGGATGTGAGTGGTCCGGTAGTAGCCATTGCGGTTATTCTTTGTGCTGTATTCATTCCTGTGGCTTTATCGGGTGGTATTACCGGCAGGTTGTATCAGCAGTTCGCCATTACAATTGCCATCTCTGTTGCTTTCTCGGCATTCAATGCCCTTACATTGAGTCCGGCCCTTTCAGCTATTTTGTTGAAACCCAAAAAAGTGGGTGGTAAGAAAAGCTTACTCACCAAATTCTTTGATGGCTTCAACCATTATTTTGATCGCTTTACCGGTCAGTATACAAGAGTTGCAGGTTTTGCTGCAAGAAAACTCGTGTTAACCATCATGATACTGATTGGTATTGTGATAGCAACAGTTTTCCTGGGTAAAGCAGTGCCCGGTGGTTTTGTACCTGAAGAAGATGAAGGCTATTGCATGGTGGGTATTCAATTACCCGATGCTGCATCTCAATCACGTACTGAAACGGTCGTAAAGAAAATAGAACTCATCTGTAGTAAGATTGAGGAGATAGAACATTATACTTCCATCACCGGATTTAACTTGATGTCTGGTACTTCCAGTTCCAATGCAGGTATGCTCTTTGTTACACTCAAACCATGGGATGAGCGAAAAGCAACTGCTGCAGAAGTGATTGATAAACTCAATAAAGCTTTGGCATTAAAAATAACCGAAGCAACAGCTATTGCTTTTGGTCCGCCACCTATTCAGGGTTTGGGTTCTGGTGCCGGCTTTACCATGATGATTCAGGATAAATCTGGTAATACACCACAGTATCTGGCACAAGAAACACAGAAGTTTATTGCTGCTGCATCACAAAGACCAGAGATTGCAAAGATCTATACCATGTATCGTGCCAATGTGCCTCAGAAAATGGTGATGGTGGATAAAGAGAAAGTGCAAAAGATGGGTATTCCTCTCACGGAGGTAAACAATGTGATTGCTGCTTATATGGGCGGTGTGTTTGTCAATAATTTCAATGCGTATGGCAGGCAGTATCGAACCTATGTACAAGCAGATGCAGAATATAGAATGAAGCCGGATGATATCAACCAGTTTCAGGTAAGGCATCCATCAGGTAGCATGGTGCCGCTTGGTACCATTGTGCGTGTAGTGGATACAACAGGTGCTTCGTATACGAACCATTTCAATATTTATCGCGCAGCAGAAGTTACTGGTGTACCTGCGCCGGGATATAGTTCCGCTCAGGCATTGGATGCTTTGGAGGAAGTGGCTGCTCAGGTATTACCCAAAGATCTCGGTTATCAGTGGAGCAATACTTCTTATCAGGAGAAAGCAGCAGCAGGTAAGGGTGGTGTAGTATTTGTGATGGCATTAGTATTTGTGTTCCTGATTCTTGCAGCACAATATGAAAGTTGGAAACTACCCTTCAGTGTGTTATTGGGTACGCCTTGGGCCGTGATGGGTGCGCTGCTTGGATTGTTTATTGGTGGCATGTTTGCAGCTACTTATGTCAACAACGTGTTTGCACAAATTGGTTTGGTGATGCTGATTGGCTTGAATGCCAAAAACGCGATTCTGATTGTTGAGTTTGCCAAAATGAAAATGGAGCAAGAGGGGATGCCAGCTTTACAGGCAGCCATTGAAGCAGCTCGCTTGCGTTTCAGACCAATCCTGATGACATCTTTTGCATTCATCCTTGGTGTTGTACCCTTGATGCGTGCAAGTGGTGCGGGTGCAGAAGCAAGAAAAGTCATGGGTACTGCTGTATTCAGCGGAATGGTGGTTGCTACCATTATAGGTGTGATATTGATTCCCGCATTCTTTGTTTTGATAGAAGGCGGTAAGAAGCCTAAGCAGCAACCAGTAACAGATCATAATCCTTCAACTTCAGCTCATTGA
- the carA gene encoding glutamine-hydrolyzing carbamoyl-phosphate synthase small subunit, producing the protein MPHQQAPAILLLADGHVFYGKAFGMPGTTTGEICFNTGMTGYQEVFTDPSYTGQVLIMNSVHIGNYGVKDSDVESSSVKIRGLICRNLEDQYSRMMAKGSLGEYLVANKIVAIEGVDTRALVAHIRTKGAMNCIISTEITDLDALKRELDACPNMDGLELASTVSTTEEYELGNPNSDVKVAVLDFGVKQHILQCLVDRGAHVRVHPAKTPFSRLQEFQPKGYFISNGPGDPAAMPYAIETVKAILDEAKPTFGICLGHQLLALANDIPTFKMHHGHRGLNHPVKNIITGQCEITTQNHGFGVDPEAVRKHPNVEITHVNLNDDSIEGIRLKHKPAFSVQYHPESTPGPHDSRYLFDQFVQMMQ; encoded by the coding sequence ATGCCTCACCAACAAGCTCCCGCAATTCTGCTATTAGCCGATGGTCATGTGTTTTATGGCAAAGCATTCGGCATGCCTGGCACCACCACGGGAGAGATTTGTTTCAATACCGGTATGACCGGCTATCAGGAAGTATTTACCGATCCAAGCTATACCGGACAGGTATTGATCATGAACAGTGTACACATCGGTAACTATGGAGTGAAAGATTCTGATGTAGAAAGCAGCTCAGTAAAAATTCGCGGATTGATATGCCGTAACCTCGAAGATCAATACAGCCGTATGATGGCCAAGGGGTCATTAGGTGAATACCTTGTTGCCAATAAGATTGTAGCGATCGAAGGTGTGGATACCAGAGCACTGGTAGCCCATATTCGCACCAAGGGTGCCATGAACTGTATCATCTCTACTGAGATTACTGATCTTGACGCCCTGAAGCGTGAATTGGATGCCTGCCCCAATATGGATGGTCTGGAATTAGCCAGTACAGTAAGTACTACAGAAGAGTATGAGTTGGGTAATCCAAACAGCGATGTAAAAGTGGCTGTACTGGATTTTGGTGTGAAGCAGCATATTCTGCAGTGTTTGGTAGATCGTGGCGCCCATGTGCGTGTGCATCCTGCCAAGACGCCATTTAGTCGTTTACAAGAATTCCAGCCTAAAGGATATTTCATTTCTAACGGTCCCGGTGATCCTGCCGCCATGCCTTATGCTATTGAAACAGTGAAAGCCATTTTGGATGAAGCTAAACCAACATTTGGCATTTGTCTGGGGCATCAGCTACTAGCTTTGGCAAATGATATTCCTACTTTCAAAATGCACCATGGTCACCGCGGATTGAACCATCCGGTGAAAAATATCATTACCGGACAATGTGAGATTACCACACAGAACCACGGATTTGGTGTTGATCCGGAAGCGGTACGAAAGCATCCCAATGTGGAGATTACCCACGTGAACCTGAATGATGACAGCATTGAAGGTATCCGCCTCAAGCATAAGCCCGCATTCAGCGTACAATACCATCCGGAAAGCACACCTGGTCCACATGATAGCCGCTATCTGTTTGATCAGTTTGTACAGATGATGCAGTAA
- the rplQ gene encoding 50S ribosomal protein L17 gives MRHGDKINNLGRKKAHREALLSNLASQLITHKRIVTTLAKAKALRAYIEPLITKTKKTGSQEQVMHQHRVVFSHLQDKAAVKELFTVVGPKVAARPGGYTRILKLGIRVGDNAEQAMIELVDFNEIYGKGVAKQETAKKTRRSRATTKKAKTEEAAPAAEAAAPAAEAPASTEEKAAE, from the coding sequence ATGCGTCACGGAGACAAAATCAACAACCTCGGCCGTAAGAAGGCCCACAGAGAAGCATTGCTGAGCAACTTAGCAAGCCAGCTGATCACACACAAGCGTATTGTTACTACTTTGGCTAAAGCCAAGGCACTGCGTGCTTATATCGAGCCACTGATTACCAAGACTAAGAAGACTGGTTCTCAGGAGCAAGTAATGCACCAACACCGCGTAGTGTTCAGCCATTTGCAGGATAAAGCTGCTGTGAAAGAACTGTTCACTGTAGTTGGTCCAAAAGTAGCTGCTCGCCCAGGTGGTTATACCCGCATTCTGAAGCTCGGTATCCGCGTAGGTGATAACGCTGAGCAAGCAATGATTGAACTGGTTGACTTCAACGAAATCTACGGTAAAGGTGTTGCTAAGCAGGAAACTGCCAAGAAAACCCGTCGTAGCCGTGCTACTACTAAGAAAGCGAAAACTGAAGAAGCTGCACCAGCAGCTGAAGCAGCCGCTCCTGCAGCAGAAGCACCAGCATCAACAGAAGAAAAAGCAGCTGAATAA
- the rpsK gene encoding 30S ribosomal protein S11: protein MAKPAKAQNSAKAAAKKRNVKVDAAGDVHINATFNNIIISFTNKQGQVISWSSAGKMGFKGSKKNTPYAAQMAAADAAKVASEAGLKRVDVFVKGPGAGRESSIRMIANSGIEVTSIKDITPLPHNGCRPPKQRRV, encoded by the coding sequence ATGGCAAAACCAGCAAAAGCACAAAACAGTGCAAAAGCAGCCGCCAAAAAGCGGAACGTAAAAGTGGATGCTGCAGGTGATGTACACATCAACGCAACATTCAACAACATCATTATCAGCTTTACCAACAAGCAGGGTCAGGTAATTTCTTGGTCTTCTGCAGGTAAAATGGGTTTCAAAGGTTCTAAGAAGAACACACCGTATGCAGCACAGATGGCTGCCGCAGATGCTGCGAAAGTAGCTTCTGAAGCAGGTCTGAAGCGTGTAGACGTTTTCGTGAAAGGTCCTGGTGCCGGTCGTGAAAGCTCTATCCGCATGATTGCAAACTCTGGTATTGAAGTTACTTCTATCAAGGATATCACACCGCTACCACACAACGGTTGTCGTCCTCCGAAGCAGAGAAGAGTTTAA
- a CDS encoding efflux RND transporter periplasmic adaptor subunit: MRKMLMPLLLIAAFQACTSDKKDPKAVPSFDVNVVPVGTKTVPVFKEYVGQTYGKSDVSIQSRVDGWITGIHFKEGDYVKQGQLLYTIDDQPIQNKIEAASARLAQANTQLVRTKADLDRVQPLADMNALSKRDLDAAKAAYNAAKEEVNIAQAGLQNSKLELSYTRITAPISGIIGLSKMQVGDYVGKLGSAPLNTVSSTDRVRVRFSVSETEFLTYLKAVSEKKSGELSPNMPVSLLLSDGTVYDEPGSIDLANREIDPQTGSIIVQALFSNTKAILRPGQYVKLKVKTGEYADALLVPQQAVNQLQNIYQVFVLNDSSKLTPTIIQVGERVGSNWIIKSGITAQTKVAVIGSAVIKPNTPVKPVMMRWSYDSTSN; encoded by the coding sequence ATGAGAAAAATGCTGATGCCGCTCCTGTTGATTGCGGCTTTCCAGGCCTGTACATCTGACAAAAAAGATCCCAAAGCTGTTCCATCTTTTGATGTGAATGTGGTGCCTGTTGGTACTAAGACAGTTCCTGTTTTTAAAGAGTATGTAGGTCAGACTTATGGTAAGTCAGATGTGTCTATTCAATCCCGTGTTGACGGCTGGATCACAGGTATCCATTTCAAGGAGGGTGATTATGTGAAGCAAGGTCAATTGTTGTACACCATCGATGATCAGCCCATTCAAAATAAAATTGAAGCAGCTTCTGCTAGATTGGCGCAAGCAAATACACAGTTGGTGCGCACGAAAGCTGATTTAGATAGGGTACAACCACTTGCAGATATGAATGCGTTGAGTAAGCGTGATCTGGATGCTGCAAAAGCCGCATACAATGCTGCAAAAGAAGAAGTAAATATTGCACAAGCTGGTTTGCAGAATAGCAAGCTGGAACTGAGTTATACAAGAATAACCGCACCCATCAGCGGTATCATTGGATTGAGCAAAATGCAGGTTGGTGATTATGTGGGTAAGCTGGGTTCTGCTCCATTGAATACTGTTTCATCTACAGATCGTGTGCGTGTTCGTTTTTCCGTTTCTGAAACAGAATTTCTGACCTATCTCAAAGCAGTATCTGAAAAGAAAAGTGGAGAGTTGTCGCCCAATATGCCGGTGTCTTTATTGTTGAGTGATGGTACAGTGTATGATGAACCCGGTAGTATTGATTTGGCCAACAGAGAGATTGATCCACAAACTGGTTCTATTATTGTGCAAGCTTTATTCTCGAATACCAAAGCTATTCTTCGCCCAGGGCAATATGTAAAGTTGAAAGTGAAGACGGGAGAATATGCTGATGCATTGTTGGTTCCTCAACAAGCAGTCAATCAATTACAAAATATTTATCAGGTATTTGTGTTGAACGACAGCAGTAAGTTAACACCTACCATTATACAAGTTGGTGAAAGAGTAGGTAGCAACTGGATTATTAAGTCGGGCATTACAGCACAAACAAAAGTGGCTGTTATCGGCAGCGCTGTTATCAAACCGAATACGCCGGTTAAACCTGTGATGATGCGCTGGAGTTATGATTCCACTTCCAATTAA
- the rpsD gene encoding 30S ribosomal protein S4, whose amino-acid sequence MARYTGPKTKISRIFGEPILGNSKSLSKNSNPPGQHGAARKRKSLGEYALQLREKQKAKYTYGVLERQFRKTFEEAARLKGVTGENLIKLLEARLDNTVYRMGLTASRPEARQLVSHKHITVNGEVVNVPSFQLKPGDIVAYAPKSVNSSSVLSKVRGKNPKFNWVDWNETEKKGTFISYPERESVPENIKEQLIVELYSK is encoded by the coding sequence ATGGCACGTTACACAGGTCCAAAGACCAAAATTTCCCGCATTTTCGGAGAGCCCATCCTCGGCAACTCCAAGTCACTGTCTAAGAACAGCAACCCTCCAGGTCAGCATGGTGCTGCACGTAAGCGTAAGAGCTTAGGTGAATATGCCCTGCAGCTGCGCGAAAAGCAGAAGGCCAAGTACACTTACGGTGTATTGGAGCGTCAGTTCCGCAAAACATTTGAAGAAGCAGCCCGTCTGAAGGGTGTAACCGGTGAAAACCTGATCAAGCTGTTAGAAGCTCGTTTGGATAACACGGTTTACCGTATGGGTCTTACTGCCAGCCGTCCTGAAGCTCGTCAGCTGGTTAGCCACAAGCACATCACTGTAAATGGTGAAGTGGTAAACGTACCTTCTTTCCAACTGAAGCCAGGCGATATCGTTGCTTATGCTCCTAAGAGCGTAAACAGCTCATCTGTACTGAGCAAAGTACGTGGTAAGAATCCTAAGTTCAACTGGGTTGACTGGAACGAAACCGAAAAGAAAGGTACTTTCATCAGCTACCCTGAGAGAGAGAGCGTTCCTGAGAACATCAAAGAACAACTGATCGTTGAATTGTACTCTAAGTAA
- the ykgO gene encoding type B 50S ribosomal protein L36 codes for MKVRASVKKRSADCKIVRRKGKLYIINKKNPRFKQRQG; via the coding sequence ATGAAAGTAAGAGCTTCTGTAAAAAAGCGTAGCGCCGACTGCAAGATTGTACGCAGAAAGGGCAAGCTGTACATCATTAACAAAAAGAATCCTCGCTTTAAGCAGCGTCAGGGATAA
- the rpsM gene encoding 30S ribosomal protein S13, translated as MARIAGVDLPKNKRGEIGLTYIFGIGRSTARQILDSANISYDKKVNEWNDDELSAIRNFITNELKVEGALRSEVQMNIKRLLDIACYRGLRHRKGLPVRGQRTKTNSRTRKGKRKTVAGKKKAPKK; from the coding sequence ATGGCCCGTATTGCCGGTGTTGATTTACCCAAGAATAAAAGAGGAGAAATAGGTCTTACCTATATCTTCGGTATCGGTCGTTCTACTGCCCGTCAGATTCTGGACAGTGCGAACATCAGTTACGATAAGAAAGTAAACGAGTGGAATGACGACGAACTGTCTGCCATCCGTAATTTCATTACCAACGAACTGAAAGTAGAAGGTGCGTTGCGTTCTGAAGTGCAGATGAACATCAAGCGTTTGCTGGATATCGCCTGCTACCGTGGTCTCCGTCATCGTAAAGGTCTGCCTGTTCGTGGTCAGCGTACCAAGACAAACAGCCGTACGAGAAAAGGTAAGCGTAAGACAGTTGCCGGTAAGAAGAAGGCACCTAAGAAATAA
- the infA gene encoding translation initiation factor IF-1, giving the protein MSKQPLIKQDGVILEALSNAMFRVKLENGHEILATISGKMRMHYIRILPGDKVGVEMSPYDLSRGRIIFRYK; this is encoded by the coding sequence ATGTCGAAACAACCGTTGATTAAACAAGATGGCGTTATTCTGGAAGCTTTGAGTAATGCTATGTTCAGGGTGAAGCTGGAAAATGGCCATGAAATATTGGCTACGATCTCAGGAAAAATGAGGATGCACTATATCCGCATTTTGCCAGGCGACAAAGTAGGGGTGGAGATGAGTCCGTATGATTTGAGCAGAGGTAGAATCATCTTCCGATATAAATAA
- a CDS encoding YdeI/OmpD-associated family protein: MNEEKDAFYPKDRAAWRNWLDKYHQKKDSIWLILYKKESGTHAIGYDAAVEEALCFGWVDSKPNKRDEESYYLFFAKRKPSSNWSALNKTRVAKLQKAGLMMPAGQAMIDIAKKNGKWDALNEVDQLIIPKDLKDTFKAYPGAAKNFDAFPPSTKRGILEWIGNAKTPATRTKRLIETASLAEKIFGPISTYPRISVNARDSWAG, encoded by the coding sequence ATGAACGAAGAAAAGGATGCTTTCTACCCCAAAGACCGGGCTGCCTGGCGGAACTGGCTGGACAAGTATCACCAGAAAAAAGACAGTATCTGGCTGATTCTGTATAAAAAAGAAAGCGGCACACACGCTATTGGTTACGATGCAGCGGTGGAAGAAGCCCTTTGCTTTGGCTGGGTTGACAGCAAGCCCAATAAGCGGGATGAAGAAAGCTATTATCTATTCTTTGCTAAAAGAAAGCCCTCAAGTAATTGGAGTGCCCTCAATAAAACCCGGGTTGCCAAATTGCAGAAAGCCGGGTTGATGATGCCTGCTGGTCAGGCCATGATCGATATTGCCAAAAAGAATGGCAAATGGGATGCCTTGAATGAAGTGGATCAACTCATCATTCCCAAAGACCTGAAAGATACTTTTAAAGCATACCCCGGAGCGGCTAAAAACTTTGACGCATTTCCCCCTTCCACCAAAAGAGGGATTCTGGAATGGATTGGCAATGCAAAAACACCAGCAACACGCACCAAGAGATTGATAGAAACCGCCAGCCTGGCCGAAAAAATATTCGGGCCAATCAGTACATACCCAAGGATAAGCGTTAACGCCAGAGATTCATGGGCAGGATGA
- a CDS encoding DNA-directed RNA polymerase subunit alpha produces the protein MAILNFQKPDKIVLQKATDFEGQFEFRPLEPGYGLTIGNALRRVLLNSLEGYAINGIKIDGVDHEFATIKGVTEDVTEIILNLKQVRFKKTVDHDVAQEKVTLSIKGRTEFTAAMIGEVSQQFQVMNPELVICTMDTTAKIDIELTIARGRGYIPAEENRLKDGPFGYIAIDSIHTPIKNVKYSIENYRVEQRTDYEKLILEVSTDGTIHPEEAVKQASRILIQHLMIITDENITFDSKEDKKEDVVDEQVLQLRKVLKTPLEDLDLSVRAFNCLKAAKINSLSELVQYEQEDLMKFRNFGQKSLSEIEQVLTERGLSFGMDLGKLGVDDLS, from the coding sequence ATGGCTATTTTAAACTTCCAGAAGCCCGACAAAATCGTTCTGCAGAAAGCTACAGATTTTGAAGGTCAATTCGAGTTCCGTCCGCTTGAACCCGGCTACGGTCTCACTATCGGTAATGCCCTCAGAAGAGTATTGCTGAATTCTTTAGAAGGTTATGCAATCAACGGTATCAAGATTGACGGTGTAGACCATGAGTTTGCCACCATCAAGGGTGTTACTGAAGACGTAACTGAAATTATCCTGAACCTGAAGCAGGTACGTTTCAAGAAAACTGTTGACCACGATGTGGCACAGGAGAAAGTAACCCTGTCTATCAAAGGTCGTACTGAATTTACTGCAGCTATGATTGGTGAAGTATCTCAGCAGTTTCAGGTAATGAACCCTGAACTGGTGATTTGCACCATGGATACTACTGCAAAAATTGATATCGAACTGACTATCGCACGTGGTCGTGGTTATATCCCAGCTGAAGAGAATCGTCTGAAAGATGGTCCTTTCGGGTATATCGCTATCGACTCTATCCACACACCGATCAAAAATGTGAAATACAGCATTGAGAACTATCGTGTGGAGCAGCGTACAGACTATGAGAAACTGATCCTTGAAGTTTCTACAGATGGTACTATCCATCCTGAAGAAGCTGTGAAGCAGGCTTCTCGTATCCTGATCCAGCACCTGATGATCATCACTGATGAAAACATCACTTTCGATTCGAAAGAAGATAAGAAAGAAGATGTGGTAGATGAGCAGGTACTGCAATTGCGTAAAGTATTGAAAACACCACTGGAAGATCTGGATCTGAGCGTACGTGCTTTCAACTGTTTGAAAGCTGCTAAGATCAACAGCCTGAGCGAACTGGTTCAGTACGAGCAGGAAGACCTGATGAAGTTCCGCAACTTCGGTCAGAAGTCACTGAGCGAGATCGAACAGGTACTGACTGAAAGAGGTCTGAGCTTCGGCATGGATCTGGGTAAGTTGGGTGTAGACGATCTGTCCTAA